CGACCGGCGGCGCGAACGGATCAAAATTGGCGTCCACCAGCGACATGTGTATTTCCGTTCCCTCATCATCGGGCCTCTGTGACTGCCTGCGAACGGCATACCAGAACGACTTTTCCATTTGTTCACCGTATGCATGCCTCAACGAGTAAAATGGAGAGAATTCGCGAGTCGTGTTGGTCCGTGGATCCGAAGCAAACACACCGTCGATCGAGTAGATCTCGGTTGTCGACTGGCGATGAATGTCGGGGATTATATGGTATTCGTATTTCTGCTGTGAAATGTAAACCGGGTCGGCAAGACGCGAAAATAGATTCACGATCGGCGTACAGCCCATTCGAAAGGTCTCGGTAACGACGGGGGCAATGGGCGGCGTTACGTCCTTGAGATGGATATAAACATCAAAGTAACCCCCGAACTTTGCAGCGATCGCCTTATCGACCCCAAAGATATCGAAGAACAAAAATTTGAAGGGAAAGGAAAAGTACTCGGTCAAAAGGCGATAGCCCTTGAACGATCGCTTTGTGAACGGCAAAAGGCTCTCCGAATCACGAAAACCTACTTGCTTTATCGCATCTTTCGCCGGAATTACGATAGGATCGGGAAGCCTCAGCTGAATTCCCGTCAAGGTCTTCATCGTGCCGGCGCCGAACGGCGGATCTTTTGGCCGAAACTCAACGGAAACTGCCTGGTTGAAAATGATCTCATAAAGCGGAAACACAAGCTGTGGATCGCCGTCGAGATAAAATCTGAAAAACTCGGGGGGCGTTTCGCCGCCGATCTTGATCTCGTGCAGGTTGGCTCCGCCATAACACTGCATGCTCAACTTAATGGCACACTCGGCGTATTTGCCTTGCGAGTTTTTGGGCGCGGGCGAATCGAGCGAGGCAGACTCGAGCTCTATTGGCAATAATTGAACGTCGTAGGCAGTCGTGAACTGGCACGGCGTCCCGTCAACCGGCCGAGAATTCAGCTTCGAACCCCGCGGCAGAACCTGTCCGGAAGTGATCTTATCGTTCGGTGAACCGAATGACATTTGCGAGATCGCCATAGACGGGATCGGGGCAAGATAATGTGGATAGAGAACGTTTATGAACGATTCGGTAATTTCGGGGAGTTCGTCTTCGAGCTTTAGGCCGATGCGTCCGGTGAGAAACGCAAAAGACTCGATCATTCTTTCGACGTGCGGATCCTCGACCTTTTCGCCTTCGAGCAAAAGTCTGCCGGCTATCTTTGGGTATTTTCGGGCAAACTCCGCGCCCATACGGCGCAGAAAAACGAGTTCGCGTTCGTAATATCCTAAGAGTTCATCGCGCATCTTTGTCCGTGAGGCGGCTTTCCGCTATGGGGCACAAGGCTATTTCGCGAGCGGACATTCCACTTGCGGCATCACTTCTCGACGACTGAGAAGCCGCCCGTACCTGCCTGCAATACCGAGTCGAAGACTATAGGTTCGGGCGTTGGCTCGATATCGAGTGTTGCT
The DNA window shown above is from Chloracidobacterium sp. and carries:
- the tssF gene encoding type VI secretion system baseplate subunit TssF, giving the protein MRDELLGYYERELVFLRRMGAEFARKYPKIAGRLLLEGEKVEDPHVERMIESFAFLTGRIGLKLEDELPEITESFINVLYPHYLAPIPSMAISQMSFGSPNDKITSGQVLPRGSKLNSRPVDGTPCQFTTAYDVQLLPIELESASLDSPAPKNSQGKYAECAIKLSMQCYGGANLHEIKIGGETPPEFFRFYLDGDPQLVFPLYEIIFNQAVSVEFRPKDPPFGAGTMKTLTGIQLRLPDPIVIPAKDAIKQVGFRDSESLLPFTKRSFKGYRLLTEYFSFPFKFLFFDIFGVDKAIAAKFGGYFDVYIHLKDVTPPIAPVVTETFRMGCTPIVNLFSRLADPVYISQQKYEYHIIPDIHRQSTTEIYSIDGVFASDPRTNTTREFSPFYSLRHAYGEQMEKSFWYAVRRQSQRPDDEGTEIHMSLVDANFDPFAPPVEVLNVRTTCTNRDLPAKLPFGGKEGDFEVEGTALVSRVRCLTKPTETLRPPQKRSAQWRLISHLNLNYLSLVNGDDGTPEALQEILHLYNIGDSAVTRKQILGIVGIESKKAVRQIGGRIGTGFVRGLHTTITFDEEQYVGSGMFLFASVLERFLALYASLNSFNQLTIRSAQREEDIKTFPPRAGEQELL